The following coding sequences are from one Capsicum annuum cultivar UCD-10X-F1 chromosome 3, UCD10Xv1.1, whole genome shotgun sequence window:
- the LOC124896920 gene encoding cytochrome c1-like yields the protein MSWAGEEKEEEKKDEEEDMCQEESPKEVVASEAEEEAEKQATVDIEKKGEEAPAEESPKQAAAEAEEEPEKETAAEVEKKKEEGEEAPVEEVPAVVDVEIEGEESDHEEVSEAAEKKRAEADQKDLVMDIGVVIVGAVYG from the coding sequence ATGAGTTGGGCgggagaggaaaaagaagaagaaaagaaggatgaagaagaagatatgtgCCAAGAAGAAAGTCCAAAAGAAGTAGTTGCatcagaagcagaagaagaagctgaaaaaCAAGCAACAGTAGATATtgagaaaaaaggagaagaagcACCAGCTGAAGAAAGTCCAAAACAAGCAGCtgcagaagcagaagaagaaccTGAAAAAGAAACAGCAgcagaagttgagaaaaaaaaagaagaaggtgaagaagcACCAGTCGAAGAAGTACCAGCTGTTGTAGATGTTGAAATAGAAGGAGAAGAAAGCGATCATGAAGAAGTATCCGAAGCTGCTGAGAAAAAAAGAGCTGAAGCTGACCAAAAAGATTTGGTCATGGATATC
- the LOC107865878 gene encoding protein PELPK1-like: MANQYTLSFFLLLLIMLSLTSHYVIPAEARQLLELTMPELPKPELPHVSEIPTLPKPEFPEVPKPELPSLPKPELPEIPKPELPTLPKPELPEIPKLEFPAFPKPELPTLPKLEIPGIPMPEMPTLAKPEIPQYYDDDLGDHMEAGSW; this comes from the exons ATGGCTAATCAGTATACCCTCTCCTTTTTCTTGTTATTACTTATTATGTTGTCTTTAACAAGCCACTATGTGATTCCAGCAGAAGCGCGCCAGCTTCTTGAACTAACTATGCCTGAGCTTCCTAAGCCTGAACTGCCACATGTTTCAGAAATCCCAACTCTGCCTAAGCCTGAATTCCCTGAAGTACCAAAACCCGAGCTACCAAGTCTGCCAAAGCCTGAATTGCCTGAAATTCCAAAACCTGAGTTGCCAACTCTGCCAAAGCCTGAATTGCCAGAAATCCCAAAGCTGGAGTTTCCAGCATTTCCAAAACCTGAACTTCCAACGTTGCCAAAACTCGAGATTCCAGGCATTCCTATGCCTGAAATGCCGACTTTGGCAAAGCCAGAAATCCCCCAG TATTATGATGATGATCTTGGAGATCATATGGAGGCTGGATCATGGTAA